CGCGGCCAGGGAAACGGCGAGGCTCGCAGCGGCGAGGCCGGCGGTGAACAGACGGATCGCGCGCACGCTGTCAGCCCTCGTCGAACAGGCCGGCCTGCCCGGGCGGGGCGGCGGGCGGGGTCAGGCCCAGATGCAGATAGGCCTTGCCGCAGGCCATCCGGCCGCGCGGCGTCCGCTGGATGAAACCCTGCTGCATCAGATAGGGCTCGATCACGTCCTCGACCGCATCGCGGGCCTCGGCGATGGCGTAGGCGATGGTCTCCACGCCCACCGGTCCGCCGCCGTAGTTTTCGATCATGGCGCGGAGGTAGCGGCGGTCCAGACTGTCGAGGCCGCTTTCGTCGACCTCCAGCCGCGCCAGGGCCATGGCGGCGGCCTTGCGGTCGATGTTGGTCGCGCCGTCGGCCGTGGCGAAGTCGCGGACCCGGCGCAGCAGGCGACCGGCGACACGCGGCGTTCCCCGCGCCCGCTTGGCGATCTCATCGGCGCCGTCGTCGGTCAGCGGCGCGCCCATCTTGCGGGCGGCGTGCTGCAGCACATGGCGCAGCTCGGCCGGGGTGTAGAACTCCAGCCGGATCGGAATGCCGAAGCGGTCGCGCAGCGGCGTGGCCAGCATCCCCGCCCGCGTCGTGGCCGCCACGAGGGTGAACGGCGCCAGGTCGATACGGATCGACCGCGCCGAGGGGCCCTCGCCGATCACCAGGTCCAGCACATGGTCCTCCATGGCCGGATAGAGGATCTCCTCGACGTTCGACGACAGGCGATGGATCTCGTCGATGAACAGGACGTCGTTGGCTTCGAGATTGGTCAGGATCGCCGCCAGGTCGCCCGGCTTGTTCAGCACAGGCCCGGAGGTGGCGCGGAAATTCACGCCCAGCTCGCGCGCGACGATCTGGGCCAGGGTGGTCTTGCCCAGGCCCGGCGGGCCAAACAGCAGCACATGGTCCAGGGCCTCGCCCCGGCCCTTGGCGGCCTCGATGAAGACGCGGAGATTGCCCTTGGCCTGCTCCTGACCGACGAACTCGGCCAGGGTCTGGGGACGCAGGGCGCGGTCGGCGGGCGCGAGGTCGCCGTGCTGGGGCTCGCCGGAGATGACGCGGGTCACTTGCCCCCTCCGCGCGGAGCCTGTCCTCGGGCGCGCGCTACGCGCGACCCGGGGGCGCTCCTCCCCCGGAGGGGGAAGAAGGCGCGCGTTTCCTTCCGCCCGCCTTCGGGGGCGGACGACCTGCGAAGCAGGTCAGGTGGGGGGAGCTGCTGAGCTAAAATCATCGACCCAACTCCTTCAGACCCGCCTTGATCAGCGCCTGAACGGTCGCGTCGTCGCCCAGCCCGGCGGCCGCAGCCTCGACCACCCGACGGGCGTTCACCTCAGTGACACCAAGGCCCATAAGGGCCGCGACGGCGTCACCAGTCGGCGCGGGCTTGGCGGGACCAGACGGCGCCGACGACGCGCTAGGCGCGGTCATCAGCACCGGGCCGTCGGTGATCGGCTTGTCCTTCAGCTCGGTGACGATGCGCAGGGCCAGCTTGGGCCCAACGCCGTTGGCGCGGCCGACGGCGGCCTTGTCCTCGCGCGCCACGGCGCTGGCCAGTTCGGCCGGCGACAGCACGTCCAGCACCGCCATGGCGGCCTTGGGTCCCACGCCCTGGATCGCCTGCAGCAGCACGAAGGCGCGGCGGTCTTCGCGGGTGAGAAACCCGTAGAGCCTTAAGCCCGCGCTCTCGCTCCACTGGCTTTCGATATGCAGCAAGGTCTCCTCGCCCAGGGCCGGCAGACGCTGGAGCGTGCGATGGCCGCAGCGGACCAGATAGCCGACGCCCATGACGTCGATCAGGGCCTCTTCCTCGCCGACCTCGGCGACGGCGCCGCGCAAACGCCCGATCATGCGACTCTCCGGTTGGCGACGCGCAGGTTGGCGTGGGTGATGGCGACGGCCAGCGCGTCGGCGCAATCGGCCGTCGTCTTGCCCGCCGTCGGCAGCAGACGCGCGATCATGAAGCCGATCTGGGTCTTGTCGGCCGCGCCGGTCCCGACCACCGCCTTCTTGACCAGACGCGTCGAATACTCGGCGACCAGCAGCCCCGCGCGAGCCGGCGCGATCAGGGCGGCGGCGCGGGCGTGGCCCAGCTTCAGGGTCGACTGGGCGTTAGTGTTGAGGAACACTTCCTCGACCGCCGCCTCGTCGGGCCTGTGCTGCTCGATCACGGCGCTGATCCCCTCGAACAGATGCAGCAGCCGGTCGGCGAATTCGGCCTTATCGTCCGGCGCGATCACGCCGTGGGCGACGTGGGTCATGCGCGAGCCCTCGACCGAGAGCACGCCCCAGCCCGTGCGGCGCAAGCCGGGGTCGAGGCCGAGAATTCGAATGGGGGCGCGATTCGTGTTCATCATGTGTTCTCGCACCATCGCCTGTTCGCGCCTCCACGAAAAGCCAGTCCTTTGCTAACGCGCGGTTAACCGCGCCCCCTTGCGCGCGAGGCCGAGGCAAGCTCTGTTCCATCGAACATGTGTTTGGGGAGATGATTTCGATGAAGCCGATGGCATGGATGACGGCGGGCGCGCTGATCGCGCTGGCGAGCGCCGCGAACGCCCAGACGGCGGCGGCGCCCAAGACCGTTCGGCCAGACCAGCTCGTCTTCCGCGAACTCTACAAGGAGCTGGTCGAGATCAATACGACCCTGTCGGTCGGGTCCTGCACCGCCGCCGCCGAGGCGATGGGCGCGCGCCTGAAGGCGGCGGGCTATCCCGAGGCCGACGTCAAGGTGGTGGTCGAGCCCAAGCATCCTCGCGAGGGCAGCCTCGTCGCCGTCTTGCGCGGGACGGACGCCAAGACCCCACCCATGCTGCTGCTGGCCCACATCGACGTGGTCGAGGCCAAGCGCGAGGACTGGACCCGCGATCCGTTCAAGCTGGTCGAAGAGAACGGCTATTTCTACGGACGCGGCACGTCGGACGACAAGGCCCAGGCCGCCATCTGGGTCGACAGCCTGGTCCGCCTCAAGCAGGCGGGCTTCAAGCCCAAGCGCGACATCAAGATGGCCCTGACCTGCGGCGAGGAGAGCGAGGGCTATAACGGCATCGAGGACCTGGTGAAGAATCATCGCCCGCTCGTCGACGCCGCATTCGCCCTCAACGAGGGCGCCTCCGGCGTGCTGGACGAGCAGGGCAAGGCCGTCGTCCTGGAGGTCCAGGCCGGCGAGAAGGTCTATCAGGACTTCACCCTCACCGTGACCAATCCCGGCGGCCACTCCAGCCGCCCCGCTTCGCCCAATGCGATCTATCAACTGGCGGCGGCGCTCGACCGGATCGGCGCCTACAAGTTCCCGCCGCGCTTCAACGACGCCACGCGCGGCTACTTCACCCAGATGCAACCGCGCGTGACGCCAGAGCAGGCGGCGGCCATGAAGGCGCTGGTCGCCGATATCAACGATCCGGCGGCGCTGGCGGTGGTGACCAAGGACGCCACCTGGAATTCGATGCTGCGGACCACCTGCGTCGCCACCATGGTCAGCGCGGGTCACGCGCCGAACGCCCTGCCCCAGCGGGCCACGGCCAATATCAACTGCCGCATCCTGCCGGGTACGCCGATCGACGAGGTCAAGGCCAAGCTGACCGAGCTGGCGGCGGATCCAGCGGTCGCCGTGACCCTGGCCCACGACTCCAAGCCCGCCTCCCCGCCCCCGCCGCTGACGCCGGCGATCATGGGCCCCATCCAGAAAAACGCCGCCAAGGTCTGGCCCGGCGTTCCGATCCTACCGGTCATGGCGACCGGCGCGACCGACGCGGTCCATACCAGCGCGGCGGGCATCCCGACCTACGGCGTCACCGGCCTGTTCCACGGCCCCGAGGGCACCGGCGCGCACGGCCTCAACGAGCGCATGCGCGTCAAGTCGCTGTATGAGGGACGCGACTTCCTTTACGGCCTGATCCAGGACTATGCGGGCGGGAAGTAGGGCCGAACACAGACTGGCGGAGCCTTCGGGTTCCGCCAGCGCAGCGACACCCTACTCCGCCAGATAGGCGTCGAGATTGCGCTTCACGCGGGCCATCACCGGCTCGCTTGGGTTCGGCGCCTCAAAGGTCTGGCCCGTGATCGCCTCGAAGGCCTCGATATAGACCGCCGACGTCCGCGCGATGAGCTCGGCCGGGATCTCGGGGATCGGGTCGTTGTAGGGATCGCACCGCTCGCCGACCCAGGCGCGGACGAAGTCCTTGTCGAAGCTGTCCGGACGCTGGCCGGCCGCGAACCGGGCCTCATAGGTGTCGGCGCGCCAGAACCGGCTGCTGTCGGGGGTGTGGATCTCGTCGGCCAGCACGATCGCGCCGGTCTCGTCGAGGCCGAACTCGTACTTGGTGTCGGCGAGGATCAGGCCCCGCTCGGCGGCCATGGCCTGGCCGCGCGCGAAAAGCGCCAGGCCGTAGGCGCTGAGCTGTTCCCACTGGGCGGGCGTGACCAGCCCCTGGGCCAGCACCTCGTCCGGTGACAACGGCGCGTCGTGATCGCCGTCGGCGGCCTTGCTGGTCGGGGTCAGGATGGCCTGGGGCAGGCGCTGGTTGGGCTTCAAGCCGTCCGGCAGGGTGACGCCGTACATGGTCCGCTGGCCCTTGTTGTAGAGGGTCAGAACCGAGGTCGAGGTCGTCCCCGCCAGATAGCCGCGCACCACCAGCTCGACCGGCAGCATCTCCAGCCGC
The DNA window shown above is from Caulobacter sp. FWC26 and carries:
- the ruvB gene encoding Holliday junction branch migration DNA helicase RuvB: MTRVISGEPQHGDLAPADRALRPQTLAEFVGQEQAKGNLRVFIEAAKGRGEALDHVLLFGPPGLGKTTLAQIVARELGVNFRATSGPVLNKPGDLAAILTNLEANDVLFIDEIHRLSSNVEEILYPAMEDHVLDLVIGEGPSARSIRIDLAPFTLVAATTRAGMLATPLRDRFGIPIRLEFYTPAELRHVLQHAARKMGAPLTDDGADEIAKRARGTPRVAGRLLRRVRDFATADGATNIDRKAAAMALARLEVDESGLDSLDRRYLRAMIENYGGGPVGVETIAYAIAEARDAVEDVIEPYLMQQGFIQRTPRGRMACGKAYLHLGLTPPAAPPGQAGLFDEG
- the ruvA gene encoding Holliday junction branch migration protein RuvA, with translation MIGRLRGAVAEVGEEEALIDVMGVGYLVRCGHRTLQRLPALGEETLLHIESQWSESAGLRLYGFLTREDRRAFVLLQAIQGVGPKAAMAVLDVLSPAELASAVAREDKAAVGRANGVGPKLALRIVTELKDKPITDGPVLMTAPSASSAPSGPAKPAPTGDAVAALMGLGVTEVNARRVVEAAAAGLGDDATVQALIKAGLKELGR
- the ruvC gene encoding crossover junction endodeoxyribonuclease RuvC translates to MREHMMNTNRAPIRILGLDPGLRRTGWGVLSVEGSRMTHVAHGVIAPDDKAEFADRLLHLFEGISAVIEQHRPDEAAVEEVFLNTNAQSTLKLGHARAAALIAPARAGLLVAEYSTRLVKKAVVGTGAADKTQIGFMIARLLPTAGKTTADCADALAVAITHANLRVANRRVA
- a CDS encoding M20/M25/M40 family metallo-hydrolase, with the protein product MKPMAWMTAGALIALASAANAQTAAAPKTVRPDQLVFRELYKELVEINTTLSVGSCTAAAEAMGARLKAAGYPEADVKVVVEPKHPREGSLVAVLRGTDAKTPPMLLLAHIDVVEAKREDWTRDPFKLVEENGYFYGRGTSDDKAQAAIWVDSLVRLKQAGFKPKRDIKMALTCGEESEGYNGIEDLVKNHRPLVDAAFALNEGASGVLDEQGKAVVLEVQAGEKVYQDFTLTVTNPGGHSSRPASPNAIYQLAAALDRIGAYKFPPRFNDATRGYFTQMQPRVTPEQAAAMKALVADINDPAALAVVTKDATWNSMLRTTCVATMVSAGHAPNALPQRATANINCRILPGTPIDEVKAKLTELAADPAVAVTLAHDSKPASPPPPLTPAIMGPIQKNAAKVWPGVPILPVMATGATDAVHTSAAGIPTYGVTGLFHGPEGTGAHGLNERMRVKSLYEGRDFLYGLIQDYAGGK
- a CDS encoding phosphoribosylaminoimidazolesuccinocarboxamide synthase, which gives rise to MTSSAPNALAEVVLPDLPNHYRGKVRDNYDLPDGRRVIVASDRLSAFDRNLCAVPGKGQVLTQTARFWFDATADICPNHVVAYPDPNVLIGKRLEMLPVELVVRGYLAGTTSTSVLTLYNKGQRTMYGVTLPDGLKPNQRLPQAILTPTSKAADGDHDAPLSPDEVLAQGLVTPAQWEQLSAYGLALFARGQAMAAERGLILADTKYEFGLDETGAIVLADEIHTPDSSRFWRADTYEARFAAGQRPDSFDKDFVRAWVGERCDPYNDPIPEIPAELIARTSAVYIEAFEAITGQTFEAPNPSEPVMARVKRNLDAYLAE